From one Tsukamurella tyrosinosolvens genomic stretch:
- a CDS encoding NAD(P)H-quinone dehydrogenase, translating into MTNIVIIGGGPAGYEAALVAVAHGGDVTVIESDGIGGACVLYDCVPSKTFIASTGIRTETRRAVDLGIELHFERVEIDVERINARVKDLATAQSADIRARLAGEGVRIIRGRATLAPTASGMAHHEVNVVTPSGGEQSFEADVVLVATGASPRVLESAQPDGEKILTWRQLYDLEELPTHLVVVGSGVTGAEFVHAYTELGIKVTLVSSRDRVLPHEDEDAALVLEDALLDRGVSLVKRAYADKVERTESGVVVRLTDGRTVEGSHCLMTVGSIPNTADIGLEDVGIELNKGGYIPVDRVSRTKVPGIYAAGDCTGVLPLASVAAMQGRVAMYHALGEGVSPVKLKTVSSAIFTRPEIATVGVSQAAIDDGTYQARTVMLPLATNPRAKMSGLRRGFVKIFCRPNTGLVIGGVVVAPNASELILPLTVAVQNGLTVDDVAQTFSVYPSLSGSVTEAARQLMRQDDLA; encoded by the coding sequence ATGACGAACATCGTGATCATCGGCGGCGGTCCGGCCGGGTACGAAGCAGCACTGGTGGCGGTGGCGCACGGCGGCGACGTCACGGTGATCGAGTCCGACGGCATCGGTGGCGCCTGCGTCCTGTACGACTGCGTCCCGTCGAAGACCTTCATCGCCTCGACCGGCATCCGCACCGAGACCCGGCGCGCCGTCGACCTGGGCATCGAGCTGCACTTCGAGCGCGTCGAGATCGACGTCGAGCGGATCAACGCGCGCGTCAAGGACCTGGCGACGGCGCAGTCGGCCGACATCCGCGCGCGCCTCGCGGGCGAGGGCGTGCGGATAATCCGCGGCCGCGCGACGCTCGCGCCGACGGCGTCGGGCATGGCGCACCACGAGGTGAACGTCGTCACGCCGTCCGGCGGCGAGCAGTCCTTCGAGGCCGACGTGGTGCTCGTCGCCACGGGCGCCTCGCCCCGCGTGCTGGAGTCGGCGCAGCCCGACGGCGAGAAGATCCTGACCTGGCGGCAGCTGTACGACCTCGAGGAGCTCCCCACGCACCTCGTGGTGGTCGGCTCCGGCGTCACGGGCGCGGAGTTCGTGCACGCCTACACCGAGCTCGGCATCAAGGTCACCCTGGTCAGCTCCCGCGACCGGGTGCTGCCGCACGAGGACGAGGACGCCGCCCTCGTGCTGGAGGACGCGCTGCTCGACCGCGGTGTCTCGCTGGTCAAGCGGGCGTACGCCGACAAGGTGGAGCGCACCGAGAGCGGCGTCGTCGTGCGGCTGACCGACGGCCGCACCGTCGAGGGCTCGCACTGCCTCATGACGGTCGGTTCGATCCCGAACACCGCGGACATCGGCCTCGAGGACGTGGGCATCGAGCTGAACAAGGGCGGCTACATCCCCGTCGACCGCGTCTCCCGGACCAAGGTGCCCGGCATCTACGCCGCCGGCGACTGCACCGGCGTGCTGCCGCTGGCCTCCGTCGCCGCGATGCAGGGCCGCGTCGCGATGTACCACGCGCTCGGCGAGGGCGTCTCGCCCGTGAAGCTGAAGACGGTCTCGTCGGCGATCTTCACCCGCCCCGAGATCGCCACCGTCGGCGTCTCGCAGGCCGCGATCGACGACGGCACGTACCAGGCGCGGACCGTCATGCTGCCGCTCGCGACCAACCCGCGCGCCAAGATGTCGGGCCTGCGCCGCGGCTTCGTCAAGATCTTCTGCCGCCCCAACACCGGTCTGGTCATCGGCGGTGTCGTGGTGGCGCCCAACGCCTCCGAGCTGATCCTGCCGCTCACCGTCGCGGTGCAGAACGGCCTCACGGTCGACGACGTCGCGCAGACGTTCTCCGTCTACCCGTCGCTGTCCGGCTCGGTCACCGAGGCCGCGCGGCAGCTGATGCGTCAGGACGACCTGGCCTAG
- a CDS encoding gamma-glutamylcyclotransferase — MPIYAAYGSNMHPDQMAERAPHSPMAGTGWLHGWRLTFSGEDIGWEGALATVTEDPSDPDAKVFVVLYDVTPDDEVSLDRWEGSELGIHVKLKVRVDLIDGGSTLAWLYVVDAFEGGLPSARYLGVMADAAYIAGAPEEYVLDIRTRESRNVGPGPGASADGPE, encoded by the coding sequence GTGCCGATCTACGCCGCCTACGGCTCCAACATGCACCCCGACCAGATGGCCGAGCGCGCCCCGCACTCGCCCATGGCAGGTACGGGGTGGCTGCACGGGTGGCGCCTGACCTTCTCCGGCGAGGACATCGGCTGGGAGGGCGCGCTCGCGACCGTCACCGAGGACCCGTCCGACCCGGACGCGAAGGTCTTCGTCGTGCTCTACGACGTGACCCCCGACGACGAGGTCTCGCTGGACCGCTGGGAGGGCTCCGAGCTGGGCATCCACGTCAAGCTCAAGGTGCGCGTCGACCTCATCGACGGCGGTTCCACCCTGGCCTGGCTGTACGTCGTCGACGCCTTCGAGGGCGGCCTGCCATCGGCCCGCTACCTCGGCGTGATGGCCGACGCCGCGTACATCGCCGGCGCCCCCGAGGAGTACGTCCTCGACATCCGCACCCGCGAGTCCCGCAACGTGGGCCCCGGCCCGGGCGCGTCCGCCGACGGCCCGGAGTAG